In Microbacterium soli, a single window of DNA contains:
- a CDS encoding bifunctional 3'-5' exonuclease/DNA polymerase — MTPPEPPPHAVVGRAGDGRGWSIARVEDPDADIVAEHVPDDVLAVRIRDLEERYAPRWIVRSLRSFYPPLLERGIRLRRAWDLLLCHAILRDTDALDTPLTASASWMRADAIPEAGEQPGLFDVVPADGRHGDGFDDAVAQWRAQRAALRRARDGRLALLCTAESTGALVAEEMTAAGVPWSRRIHERILEEELGPRPLRGARPARMAELATLIAAHLNDESVNVDSPPRLLRALHRVGVFVESTSKRSLAEVDHPVIAPLLEYKRLARLHAANGWAWLDDWVHGDRFRPVYLTGGVVTGRWASSGGGALQIPRLLRAAVHADPGWTLVSADVAQLEPRVLAAMARDDAMADAARGADLYEGVVRSGAVATRREAKYAVLGAMYGATTGESGRLAPRLRSVFPRAMGLVDAAARVGEAGGVVSTLLGRSSPRPASSRVDGAPRDGSQSIGEGTPGDESRARARDRGRFTRNFIVQGTAAEWALVWLAEIRHRLMALPPASVPAPASGPVFATRPHLSLFLHDEVVVHCPAEQADAVAQIVRDAAAAATARLFPGFAVDVPLDVHIGDDAGK, encoded by the coding sequence ATGACGCCGCCGGAGCCGCCTCCGCATGCCGTCGTCGGGCGTGCGGGGGATGGGCGGGGCTGGTCGATCGCACGGGTCGAGGATCCCGACGCGGACATCGTCGCGGAGCATGTCCCGGACGACGTGCTGGCAGTGCGCATTCGCGACCTCGAGGAGCGGTATGCGCCGCGCTGGATCGTGCGGAGTCTGCGCAGCTTCTATCCGCCGCTGCTCGAGCGAGGCATCCGGCTGCGTCGGGCGTGGGATCTCCTGCTGTGTCATGCGATCCTTCGTGACACCGACGCTCTGGACACGCCGCTGACGGCATCCGCCTCCTGGATGCGTGCCGATGCGATCCCTGAGGCGGGGGAGCAGCCCGGGCTGTTCGACGTGGTGCCGGCCGACGGCCGGCACGGTGACGGGTTCGACGACGCGGTCGCGCAGTGGCGCGCCCAGCGTGCCGCGCTCCGGCGCGCTCGCGATGGGCGACTCGCGCTGCTGTGCACGGCGGAGTCGACCGGGGCCCTGGTCGCCGAGGAGATGACGGCGGCCGGTGTGCCGTGGAGCAGGCGCATCCATGAGCGCATCCTCGAGGAGGAGCTCGGCCCCCGTCCGCTGCGCGGGGCGCGGCCGGCGAGGATGGCGGAGCTGGCGACGCTGATCGCCGCGCACCTGAACGACGAGTCCGTGAACGTGGACAGCCCGCCCCGGCTGCTGCGCGCGCTGCACCGTGTCGGCGTGTTCGTCGAGTCCACCTCCAAGCGGAGTCTTGCGGAGGTCGATCACCCCGTCATCGCGCCCCTGCTGGAGTACAAGCGGCTCGCGCGGCTGCACGCCGCCAACGGGTGGGCGTGGCTGGACGACTGGGTGCACGGCGACCGGTTCCGTCCGGTGTATCTGACCGGCGGGGTCGTCACGGGACGATGGGCGTCGTCCGGGGGCGGGGCGCTGCAGATCCCGCGGCTGCTGCGCGCCGCCGTCCACGCCGATCCGGGATGGACCCTCGTGAGCGCCGACGTGGCGCAGCTGGAGCCGCGGGTGCTGGCCGCGATGGCGCGGGATGACGCGATGGCGGATGCCGCGCGCGGCGCCGACCTGTACGAGGGCGTCGTGCGGTCGGGAGCGGTCGCCACCCGACGGGAGGCGAAGTACGCGGTGCTCGGTGCGATGTACGGGGCGACGACGGGGGAGAGCGGCCGGCTCGCACCCCGCCTGCGTTCGGTATTCCCTCGGGCCATGGGACTCGTCGACGCCGCCGCGCGCGTCGGAGAGGCCGGTGGGGTCGTCAGCACACTGCTGGGGCGCAGTTCTCCCCGCCCCGCTTCGTCACGGGTGGACGGCGCGCCGCGGGACGGCTCGCAGAGCATCGGGGAGGGGACGCCGGGCGACGAGTCTCGGGCCCGTGCGCGGGACCGAGGGCGATTCACGCGGAACTTCATCGTGCAGGGCACCGCGGCCGAGTGGGCGCTGGTGTGGCTCGCCGAGATCCGGCACCGGCTGATGGCGCTGCCGCCCGCATCCGTCCCCGCCCCGGCCTCGGGACCCGTGTTCGCGACACGACCGCATCTGTCGCTCTTCCTGCATGACGAGGTGGTCGTGCACTGCCCGGCCGAGCAGGCCGATGCCGTCGCGCAGATCGTGCGCGACGCGGCCGCGGCGGCGACCGCACGCCTGTTCCCCGGATTCGCCGTCGACGTGCCGCTGGATGTGCATATCGGCGACGATGCGGGGAAGTGA
- a CDS encoding zinc ribbon domain-containing protein, protein MKASPENQRTLLAIADLDRRIQQAERARTQPPQGARINELADARKQQLNELTVLAGALDDARAELGRVESDVALATQRRDRDAERLTSSTDPKQAQALENEIDALSRRIDMLEDTQLEVMARVEDAQSAVDTQQALIDQTQAEGAALTARAKAEMAAAAEESTRLARDRAALAGTVAAELLVEFERRSARDGIGVGLLRAGVCEGCRMVLPGTDLTRIRKAAPDDVVSCPECGAILVRTEESGL, encoded by the coding sequence GTGAAAGCCTCTCCCGAGAACCAGCGCACCCTGCTCGCGATCGCCGACCTCGATCGTCGGATTCAGCAGGCCGAGCGCGCTCGCACGCAGCCCCCTCAGGGCGCGCGGATCAATGAGCTCGCTGATGCGCGAAAGCAGCAGCTGAACGAGCTGACCGTGCTGGCGGGGGCCCTGGACGATGCACGGGCCGAGCTCGGCCGGGTGGAATCCGATGTGGCGCTGGCGACGCAGCGGCGCGACCGCGACGCGGAGCGCCTGACGTCCTCGACCGACCCGAAGCAGGCCCAGGCTCTGGAGAACGAGATCGATGCCCTGAGTCGACGGATCGACATGCTCGAAGACACGCAGCTGGAGGTCATGGCACGGGTCGAGGACGCGCAGTCCGCCGTCGACACGCAGCAGGCGCTGATCGACCAGACGCAGGCCGAGGGCGCCGCGTTGACGGCCCGGGCGAAGGCGGAGATGGCTGCCGCCGCAGAGGAGAGCACACGTCTCGCACGCGACCGGGCTGCGCTGGCCGGGACGGTCGCGGCGGAGCTGCTCGTCGAGTTCGAGAGGCGCTCGGCGCGCGACGGGATCGGCGTGGGACTGCTGCGCGCCGGCGTGTGCGAGGGATGCCGGATGGTGCTGCCCGGCACCGATCTGACGCGGATCCGCAAAGCCGCGCCCGATGATGTCGTCTCGTGCCCGGAGTGCGGTGCGATCCTCGTGCGCACGGAGGAGTCCGGGCTGTGA
- a CDS encoding YchJ family protein, with translation MQPIASPDGDSRCPCTSGDVFGSCCRPVLTTGIAPTAQRLMRSRFTAFALGDAAHLLRTWHPTTRPAVLDPDGGIEWRRLDVLDVRRGGPFDVEGIVEFVALYRQDGVRGTLHERSRFLREGRAWLYVDGVIVNQ, from the coding sequence ATGCAGCCCATCGCCTCGCCGGATGGCGACAGCCGGTGCCCGTGCACGAGCGGTGACGTGTTCGGCTCCTGCTGCCGCCCTGTCCTCACCACCGGTATCGCCCCGACCGCGCAGCGCCTGATGCGCTCCCGGTTCACGGCTTTCGCTCTGGGGGATGCCGCGCACCTGCTGCGCACCTGGCACCCCACGACGAGGCCCGCCGTGCTCGACCCGGACGGCGGGATCGAATGGCGCAGGCTGGATGTCCTGGACGTTCGGCGCGGCGGGCCGTTCGATGTCGAGGGGATCGTCGAGTTCGTGGCGCTGTACCGGCAGGACGGCGTGCGCGGGACTCTCCACGAGCGGAGCAGATTCCTGCGGGAGGGTCGGGCCTGGTTGTACGTCGACGGCGTCATCGTCAACCAGTAG
- a CDS encoding aldo/keto reductase, which yields MTDSATDSIRFTAHNGFTLPPIGLGTYRLHGEAGAKAVAEGIRLGYRLIDSAVNYENEGAVGAGAAASGIDAGDLIVTTKIPGRHHSSAKARTSIEESRFRLGAPATGLHLIHWPNPSVDRYVEAWEALVQAQQRGTVRQIGVSNFLAEHLDRIEGETGVRPAVNQIEVHPYFPQEEALALHAERGILTVAWSPLGRAREVLQEPVITRTAAAHGITPAQVVIAWHVARGVVSIPKASSAEHQRENLAAASVVLDPAEVEAITALGRPDGRLFDGNPATHEEM from the coding sequence ATGACCGATTCCGCGACCGATTCCATCCGCTTCACAGCGCACAACGGCTTCACCCTGCCGCCCATCGGTCTGGGGACGTACCGTCTGCACGGAGAAGCGGGCGCGAAAGCCGTCGCCGAGGGCATCCGGTTGGGATACCGACTCATCGATTCGGCTGTCAACTACGAGAACGAGGGGGCGGTCGGCGCCGGTGCGGCGGCATCCGGGATCGACGCCGGTGATCTCATCGTGACGACGAAGATCCCCGGACGGCACCATTCCTCGGCGAAGGCGCGCACGAGCATCGAGGAGAGCAGATTCCGGCTCGGCGCCCCGGCGACCGGCCTGCACCTGATCCACTGGCCGAATCCGAGCGTGGACCGGTACGTCGAGGCATGGGAGGCGCTCGTCCAGGCGCAGCAGCGCGGCACCGTGCGTCAGATCGGCGTCTCCAACTTCCTGGCCGAGCACCTGGATCGCATCGAGGGCGAGACGGGTGTCCGTCCCGCCGTCAACCAGATCGAGGTGCATCCGTACTTCCCGCAGGAGGAGGCCCTCGCCCTGCACGCCGAGCGCGGCATCCTCACCGTCGCGTGGAGCCCGCTGGGACGCGCCCGGGAGGTTCTGCAGGAGCCGGTCATCACCCGGACCGCCGCCGCGCACGGCATCACCCCCGCGCAGGTCGTGATCGCCTGGCACGTCGCACGGGGCGTCGTGTCGATCCCGAAGGCGTCCTCCGCGGAGCACCAGCGCGAGAACCTCGCCGCGGCATCGGTCGTGCTGGACCCGGCCGAGGTCGAGGCGATCACCGCCCTGGGACGCCCGGACGGTAGGCTCTTCGACGGGAACCCCGCCACCCACGAGGAGATGTGA
- a CDS encoding isoprenylcysteine carboxylmethyltransferase family protein, with the protein MTLTARLNARWGRAYFAVQAAAGAFWWAGVALSPGIRFSTLGALPVGTVAVLDVPLFVIASALAACRVRFATGVAAGWTVLATAATALYATASGLAGWGAVLMIAASVCSVGALLLIHLNRIPSEWLLIGPFRAREAESAPARTHLLRTGAQIVVFWGVCLVILPAVIALLELRWGLRLSFPTAVTIVGIVLLIAASALGLWAAVAMAGRGDGTPLPIATARLLVVSGPYRLVRNPMAVAGIAQGVAVGLVCGSWLVVVYALCGSLVWNDLIRPWEEEDLVARFGSSYEAYRERVSCWIPRRPRRRPSGSARDPLVY; encoded by the coding sequence GTGACCCTCACCGCACGGCTGAATGCCCGATGGGGGCGGGCGTACTTCGCTGTGCAGGCTGCTGCGGGAGCGTTCTGGTGGGCGGGCGTGGCGCTCTCCCCCGGCATCCGCTTCTCGACCCTCGGCGCTCTCCCCGTGGGAACGGTCGCCGTGCTCGATGTGCCGCTGTTCGTGATCGCCTCCGCTCTCGCCGCGTGCCGCGTCCGCTTCGCCACCGGGGTGGCGGCCGGGTGGACCGTTCTCGCGACGGCCGCGACCGCCCTGTATGCGACGGCGTCGGGACTGGCCGGATGGGGCGCGGTGCTCATGATCGCGGCATCGGTGTGCTCCGTGGGCGCACTGCTGCTGATCCACCTGAACAGGATCCCCTCGGAGTGGCTGCTGATCGGTCCGTTCCGGGCCAGGGAGGCGGAATCCGCGCCCGCCCGCACGCACCTGCTGCGCACAGGTGCGCAGATCGTGGTGTTCTGGGGTGTCTGTCTCGTCATCCTCCCCGCCGTGATCGCTCTCCTCGAGCTGCGCTGGGGGCTGCGCCTCTCGTTCCCGACCGCCGTGACGATCGTCGGGATCGTGCTGCTGATCGCCGCCTCGGCGCTCGGCCTGTGGGCGGCGGTCGCAATGGCGGGCCGCGGCGACGGCACCCCGCTGCCGATCGCCACCGCGCGTCTGCTCGTGGTGAGCGGACCGTACCGGCTGGTGCGCAACCCGATGGCCGTGGCCGGCATCGCCCAGGGCGTGGCGGTGGGCCTCGTGTGCGGGTCGTGGCTCGTCGTCGTGTACGCGCTGTGCGGCTCGCTGGTGTGGAACGACCTCATCCGGCCGTGGGAGGAGGAGGATCTCGTCGCACGGTTCGGCAGCTCCTACGAGGCGTACCGTGAGCGCGTGTCGTGCTGGATCCCGCGGCGACCGCGCCGACGCCCCTCCGGTTCCGCTCGGGACCCTCTCGTATACTGA
- a CDS encoding acyltransferase gives MPEHTESAPSTGPATRAGARRSAAARRDGVDISRALDRHDRRIGWMDLLRGLSILLVILHHSTQIVVYRIGEVPGFFEFLSSFFAPYRMPMLMFLSGLLVAGSLHAPTGKYVWGKVRRIVWPIIVWTVIYAVSERIVGQGEYMPWELGFWNTYLWFMQFIFAYYILALLMRWVPVWILVAVPFVLMFVIPAELELLQRFFYLMPFFFLGAFIEKHWDHYASRLSVPLAAGLSVIPIAVALYSGLVQPLWYEPLSALPAMLGIMILVRLTAIAPDARWLAPVRFVGQYSLIYYVAHYPVFAALGWLALKAGITSAALGLPVIFVATVGIATVFALLGRRMPVSLLFELPRRMWPARQC, from the coding sequence ATGCCCGAGCACACCGAATCCGCACCGTCCACGGGGCCCGCCACACGCGCCGGGGCACGACGCTCCGCCGCAGCTCGACGCGACGGCGTCGACATCAGTCGGGCGCTGGACCGACACGACCGCCGCATCGGCTGGATGGATCTTCTTCGGGGCCTGTCGATCCTCCTGGTGATCCTGCATCACAGCACGCAGATCGTCGTCTACCGCATCGGTGAGGTGCCGGGCTTCTTCGAGTTCCTCAGCTCGTTCTTCGCGCCGTACCGGATGCCGATGCTGATGTTCCTCTCCGGCCTGCTGGTCGCCGGCTCCCTGCATGCACCGACGGGCAAGTACGTGTGGGGCAAGGTGCGCCGCATCGTGTGGCCCATCATCGTGTGGACGGTGATCTACGCCGTCTCCGAGCGCATCGTCGGGCAGGGCGAGTACATGCCCTGGGAACTGGGATTCTGGAACACCTACCTGTGGTTCATGCAGTTCATCTTCGCGTACTACATCCTCGCGCTGCTGATGCGATGGGTGCCGGTGTGGATACTGGTCGCGGTGCCGTTCGTACTCATGTTCGTCATCCCCGCCGAGCTCGAGCTGTTGCAGCGGTTCTTCTACCTCATGCCGTTCTTCTTCCTCGGCGCGTTCATCGAGAAGCACTGGGACCATTACGCATCCCGCCTGAGCGTGCCGCTGGCGGCCGGGCTCTCGGTCATCCCCATCGCCGTCGCGCTGTACTCCGGTCTAGTCCAGCCGCTGTGGTACGAACCGCTCTCGGCGTTGCCTGCCATGCTCGGGATCATGATCCTCGTGCGGCTGACGGCCATCGCCCCGGATGCTCGCTGGCTGGCGCCGGTGCGCTTCGTGGGCCAGTATTCGCTCATCTACTACGTCGCGCACTACCCCGTCTTCGCGGCACTGGGGTGGCTGGCCCTGAAGGCGGGGATCACGAGCGCCGCGCTCGGCCTCCCGGTGATCTTCGTCGCGACCGTCGGCATCGCGACCGTGTTCGCGCTCTTGGGGCGACGGATGCCGGTGAGCCTGCTCTTCGAGCTGCCCCGGCGGATGTGGCCCGCGCGGCAGTGCTGA
- a CDS encoding tyrosine-type recombinase/integrase has product MHSNDDLLTLFTEYQRSQDLSENTIRNRRSVLTSLAKTLPSTLHEADVFSLRRFMGQEGISKATKRTYRVAIRAFYRFLQEEGLRDDDPSTRLPMIQVPRGEARPFTPDQVDAMLTSGAYKRTRAMILLGYRQGFRVSQIARVHGDDLDLLSMTIVTIGKGRKERRLPLHPVIAELSASMPPHSWWFPARKDPTRHMQPSSVTGLITKAKLRAGITDPHLTPHSLRHSFGTELVEHGVDIRVVQELMTHEDLSTTQIYTRVSDRMKTAGIIALPSRPIPQHSGRRAA; this is encoded by the coding sequence ATGCACAGTAATGACGATTTGCTGACCCTTTTCACCGAGTACCAGCGGTCGCAGGACTTGTCCGAGAACACGATCCGGAACCGCCGGTCAGTGTTGACCAGCCTCGCGAAGACTCTCCCGTCCACGCTTCATGAAGCAGACGTGTTCTCACTGCGCCGCTTCATGGGACAGGAGGGGATCTCGAAAGCCACGAAGCGAACCTACCGGGTCGCGATCCGTGCCTTCTACCGCTTCCTGCAAGAGGAGGGCCTGCGGGATGACGACCCGTCCACGCGGCTGCCGATGATCCAGGTGCCGCGCGGTGAGGCTCGCCCCTTCACCCCCGACCAGGTGGATGCGATGCTCACGAGCGGCGCCTACAAGCGCACGCGGGCGATGATCCTCCTCGGTTACCGTCAAGGGTTCCGCGTGTCACAGATCGCACGCGTCCACGGCGACGACCTCGACCTGCTCTCGATGACGATCGTCACGATCGGGAAGGGCAGGAAGGAACGCCGGCTGCCGCTCCATCCGGTGATCGCGGAACTGTCCGCATCGATGCCCCCACACTCGTGGTGGTTCCCCGCGAGGAAGGACCCGACCAGGCACATGCAGCCGTCTTCGGTGACGGGCCTGATCACGAAGGCGAAGCTGCGTGCCGGGATCACCGACCCGCACCTGACACCGCACTCCCTACGGCACAGTTTCGGGACCGAGCTTGTCGAGCACGGCGTCGACATCAGGGTCGTGCAGGAGCTGATGACGCACGAGGATCTTTCCACCACGCAGATCTACACGCGCGTGTCGGACCGGATGAAGACCGCCGGGATCATCGCCCTACCGTCGCGGCCTATCCCTCAGCATTCGGGTCGCCGGGCGGCGTAG